The following are from one region of the Paraglaciecola sp. L1A13 genome:
- a CDS encoding energy-coupling factor ABC transporter permease: MLDYTTNIQYLAWVGYVACLALVVRNLSVGTLVKDKKIQHLVFGCAASVFFLWIFQTGIFPGLQVHFLWLTALMLILGFRWAMISACLALVGVTLVGEESWRMLGVNGLLGVLAPLGLSYLIYSFAFHKLSRHVFVYIFVCAFLPGALMMAVKMYLLGGYFYLDGQYDWLTIEDNYLVLIWLLLFPEGMLNGMTMTLMVIYKPEWVYTFYEKYYIDQK, translated from the coding sequence TTGTTAGATTACACCACGAATATCCAGTATCTTGCATGGGTGGGATACGTAGCTTGTCTGGCTTTAGTTGTGCGCAATTTATCAGTGGGCACGTTAGTTAAAGACAAAAAAATCCAGCATTTGGTGTTTGGTTGTGCCGCCAGCGTATTCTTTTTATGGATATTTCAAACCGGTATTTTCCCTGGCTTGCAGGTACACTTTTTGTGGTTGACCGCGTTAATGCTCATACTTGGCTTCCGCTGGGCGATGATCAGTGCCTGCTTAGCGCTCGTAGGAGTTACGCTGGTAGGCGAAGAAAGCTGGCGTATGCTAGGCGTAAACGGATTATTAGGCGTGTTAGCACCGCTGGGCTTAAGCTATTTGATATATAGTTTTGCCTTCCATAAATTATCTCGTCATGTGTTTGTCTACATCTTCGTTTGTGCCTTTTTACCCGGTGCATTAATGATGGCTGTGAAAATGTATTTGCTCGGAGGGTATTTTTATTTAGACGGCCAATACGACTGGCTGACCATTGAAGACAATTATTTAGTACTAATTTGGTTGCTCTTATTCCCAGAGGGTATGCTCAATGGCATGACCATGACCCTAATGGTTATTTATAAACCTGAATGGGTGTATACCTTCTACGAAAAGTATTACATTGATCAAAAGTAA
- the xthA gene encoding exodeoxyribonuclease III, whose protein sequence is MKIISFNINGIRARLHQLQALIDKHQPDIIGLQEIKVHNDMFPVADVEAMGYKVYFHGQKAHYGVAMLCKEEPTDVQYGFPTDEEDAQRRMIMVSYPMPNGETVRVLNGYFPQGENRSHETKFPAKRKYYEDLSTYLNTHFTPDDNVIVMGDVNISHTDLDIGIGEPNRKRWLQTGKCSFLPEERIWLNDLIDWGFIDGFRSLNPETNERFSWFDYRSKGFLDNRGLRIDLILATKKLHETLVDAGIDYELRGIEKPSDHAPIWAVYKP, encoded by the coding sequence ATGAAAATAATTTCTTTCAACATCAATGGCATACGTGCTCGCCTTCATCAACTTCAAGCGTTAATCGACAAACACCAGCCAGATATAATCGGACTTCAAGAGATCAAAGTGCACAACGATATGTTTCCGGTCGCGGATGTAGAAGCCATGGGTTATAAAGTTTACTTTCATGGACAAAAGGCCCATTACGGTGTCGCTATGCTATGTAAAGAAGAGCCCACCGATGTGCAATATGGTTTCCCTACTGACGAAGAAGATGCACAGCGACGCATGATTATGGTGAGTTACCCTATGCCTAACGGTGAAACAGTGCGCGTACTCAACGGCTATTTTCCTCAGGGCGAAAATCGTTCTCACGAAACGAAATTTCCTGCTAAGCGCAAGTACTACGAAGATTTATCGACTTATTTAAATACTCACTTCACCCCAGATGACAACGTCATAGTTATGGGAGATGTGAATATTTCTCATACGGATTTAGACATAGGCATCGGTGAGCCAAATCGTAAGCGGTGGCTGCAAACCGGTAAATGCAGCTTCTTACCAGAAGAACGTATATGGCTAAATGATCTTATCGATTGGGGTTTTATTGATGGTTTTCGTAGCCTCAATCCAGAAACAAACGAACGTTTCAGTTGGTTTGATTATCGCTCTAAAGGTTTTTTAGATAATCGCGGCTTGCGCATTGATTTGATCCTAGCGACTAAAAAACTGCATGAAACATTAGTCGATGCAGGGATCGACTACGAATTACGTGGTATCGAAAAACCCTCTGACCATGCGCCTATTTGGGCGGTTTATAAGCCATAA
- a CDS encoding MDR family oxidoreductase, giving the protein MFKGILINKDEQGYHAALQDIDDGVLPEGDVSVNVLYSTLNYKDGLAITGKAPVVRAFPMIPGIDLVGIVEQSNSKQFHVGDVVIQNGFGVGENHCGGLAQKARLKSEWLIPLPAAFTPKQSMIIGTAGYTAMLCVTALEKNGVLPDQGEILVTGANGGVGSFAISILAKLGYTVVASTGRMEEASYLKTLGASDIIHRDTLSNPGKPLAKERWAGVIDSVGSHTLVNACASTKYGGTVTACGLAQGMDFPASVAPFILRGITLAGIDSVMRPIADRKEAWQRLGEILKSDDFDNIAQEINLEQVIEAAGNLLNGQVRGRIVVNVQAN; this is encoded by the coding sequence ATGTTTAAGGGTATTTTAATCAACAAAGACGAACAAGGCTATCACGCTGCATTACAAGATATTGACGATGGCGTATTGCCAGAGGGCGATGTGAGCGTAAATGTATTATACAGCACCCTGAATTACAAAGATGGCCTCGCGATCACTGGCAAGGCTCCGGTTGTGCGCGCGTTCCCAATGATCCCAGGTATCGATTTAGTCGGTATCGTTGAGCAAAGTAACAGTAAGCAATTCCATGTTGGTGATGTGGTGATCCAAAACGGATTTGGTGTAGGCGAAAACCATTGTGGCGGTTTAGCCCAAAAAGCTCGCTTAAAAAGTGAATGGCTGATTCCTTTGCCCGCGGCATTTACCCCAAAACAATCCATGATCATTGGTACCGCAGGCTATACAGCCATGTTATGCGTTACCGCGCTTGAGAAAAACGGCGTGTTACCGGATCAAGGCGAAATACTGGTGACCGGTGCCAATGGCGGTGTGGGTAGTTTTGCTATTTCGATACTCGCTAAATTGGGTTATACCGTGGTGGCCTCAACAGGTCGTATGGAAGAAGCTAGCTATTTAAAGACACTTGGTGCCAGTGACATCATTCACCGAGACACCTTATCAAATCCAGGCAAACCTTTAGCCAAAGAGCGATGGGCTGGCGTGATTGATTCAGTTGGCAGTCACACCTTGGTCAATGCCTGTGCCAGCACCAAATACGGTGGCACTGTCACCGCTTGTGGTTTAGCCCAAGGGATGGACTTTCCAGCATCTGTTGCGCCTTTTATTTTGCGAGGTATAACGTTGGCCGGTATCGATAGTGTTATGCGTCCTATTGCAGATAGAAAAGAGGCATGGCAACGTCTAGGAGAAATTCTTAAATCAGATGATTTTGACAATATTGCTCAGGAAATAAACTTAGAGCAAGTCATTGAGGCTGCTGGAAATCTGCTTAACGGCCAAGTTCGCGGGCGCATTGTTGTTAACGTGCAGGCTAACTGA
- a CDS encoding TetR/AcrR family transcriptional regulator: MKTLPVKPRRGRPPKVARENQDTKAELIRSGLEHLTEFGFASSGIEPILKKVGVPKGSFYHYFASKEAFGETVLAHYDVYFSNKLALHLSNKAFTPIERLEHFVNDAAQGMARHDFKRGCLVGNLGQEVDALPAAFRNQLSTIFCGWQHRLEACLNEAKITGDIANTSNCAQLAEFFWIGWEGAVSRAKLVRSPHPLQLFLHYFLQALPK, from the coding sequence ATGAAAACATTACCCGTAAAACCCAGACGTGGTCGCCCGCCTAAAGTGGCCCGTGAAAATCAAGATACCAAAGCGGAACTTATCCGCAGTGGTCTTGAGCACCTAACCGAATTTGGCTTTGCTTCATCGGGTATTGAACCAATTTTGAAGAAAGTCGGTGTGCCTAAAGGTTCCTTCTATCATTACTTTGCCAGCAAAGAAGCCTTTGGCGAAACAGTATTGGCCCACTACGACGTATATTTCTCTAATAAGTTAGCGTTACATCTTTCAAATAAAGCCTTTACGCCTATTGAGCGTCTTGAACATTTCGTCAATGACGCAGCACAAGGTATGGCGCGTCATGATTTTAAGCGCGGTTGCTTGGTAGGTAATTTAGGGCAAGAAGTGGATGCATTGCCAGCGGCATTCCGCAATCAGTTAAGCACAATATTCTGTGGTTGGCAGCATCGACTTGAAGCCTGTTTGAATGAAGCGAAAATCACGGGCGACATCGCTAACACTTCTAATTGTGCCCAACTGGCAGAGTTTTTTTGGATTGGCTGGGAAGGCGCCGTCAGCCGAGCAAAGCTGGTGCGAAGTCCTCATCCTCTTCAGCTATTTTTACATTATTTTTTACAAGCACTACCAAAATAA
- a CDS encoding GNAT family N-acetyltransferase: MDTHFQGQGLGSAIMIKIETYLHQMAKKGATIGLLAATGKEAFYGRYGYIPRPSETLGNGMCKFI, translated from the coding sequence GTGGATACGCACTTTCAAGGCCAAGGTTTGGGGAGCGCCATAATGATTAAAATCGAGACGTACCTGCACCAAATGGCTAAAAAAGGCGCGACCATTGGGTTGCTCGCAGCAACAGGAAAAGAGGCTTTTTATGGTCGTTATGGCTATATACCACGGCCCAGTGAAACTCTGGGCAATGGTATGTGCAAGTTTATATAA
- the gloA gene encoding lactoylglutathione lyase — translation MSRHFEKAEGLCENKDVATTGYVFNQTMLRIAEPKRSLDFYTRVMGMTLLKRLDFTEMKFSLYFLSAGEDFSDISNDNSTRTAQTFGRPAMLELTHNWDDTADSVQYHNGNSEPKGFGHIGFHVPDLHEACQRFEALNVPFQKRPNDGAMKGLAFIKDPDGYWIEIFDAAKVSDACIPHLQK, via the coding sequence ATGAGTCGTCATTTTGAAAAGGCCGAGGGCCTTTGTGAAAATAAAGATGTTGCCACTACTGGTTATGTGTTTAATCAAACTATGTTGCGTATTGCTGAGCCAAAACGTTCGTTAGATTTCTATACTCGGGTGATGGGGATGACATTATTGAAGCGCCTTGATTTCACTGAAATGAAGTTTAGCTTGTATTTTTTGAGCGCAGGCGAAGATTTTTCAGACATTAGCAATGATAATAGCACTCGTACAGCGCAAACCTTCGGCCGCCCAGCCATGCTAGAACTTACCCACAATTGGGATGATACTGCTGACAGTGTGCAGTATCACAATGGCAATAGTGAGCCAAAAGGGTTTGGTCATATCGGATTTCACGTGCCTGATTTACATGAAGCTTGCCAACGTTTTGAGGCACTAAATGTACCTTTTCAAAAGCGCCCAAATGATGGCGCGATGAAAGGGCTCGCGTTTATCAAAGATCCAGACGGGTATTGGATTGAAATTTTCGACGCCGCTAAAGTAAGTGACGCTTGCATTCCACATTTGCAAAAATAA
- a CDS encoding DMT family transporter, with amino-acid sequence MQINRILLTAIGSVLLAMVTIQSGASLAKQLFPLVGPEGTTALRLGFAAAVLWLVFRPWRALPQGRDWRSIIIYGLCLGGMNILFYLAIERIPLGIAVALEFTGPLAVALFSSKRKSDLVWVACAIAGIFLLMPDLSSAQGLDLTGALMALGAGACWAGYILFGTRTGKQASGGITVALGMTVAAAVLVPIGAVSQGLALISWEVLPLGLLVGVLSSALPYSLEMIALRNMPTQAFSVLMSLEPAIAALAGLVILAEQLTVLQWAAIGLVIIASIGSSFTPKKAIDMGV; translated from the coding sequence ATGCAAATCAATCGTATACTTCTGACGGCCATCGGCAGTGTTTTGCTGGCTATGGTGACCATTCAGTCCGGCGCATCTTTGGCCAAACAACTTTTTCCGTTGGTTGGGCCAGAAGGCACCACTGCCCTAAGATTAGGTTTTGCCGCGGCGGTGCTTTGGTTGGTTTTTCGCCCATGGCGAGCATTACCTCAAGGGCGAGATTGGCGCAGCATTATTATTTACGGCTTATGTTTAGGCGGGATGAATATTCTGTTTTACTTAGCCATTGAGCGTATTCCTTTAGGGATAGCCGTTGCCCTTGAGTTTACCGGCCCCTTGGCGGTGGCATTATTTTCATCTAAGCGAAAGAGTGATCTCGTTTGGGTGGCTTGTGCCATAGCAGGGATTTTTCTGCTTATGCCTGATTTATCCAGCGCACAAGGGCTTGATCTGACGGGCGCATTAATGGCATTAGGAGCGGGGGCATGTTGGGCTGGTTATATCTTGTTTGGTACCCGCACTGGCAAGCAAGCATCCGGTGGGATTACCGTGGCACTGGGCATGACGGTGGCAGCCGCAGTGCTTGTACCTATTGGCGCAGTAAGCCAAGGTTTAGCGTTAATTAGCTGGGAAGTTCTGCCTCTTGGATTATTAGTGGGGGTGTTATCCAGTGCCCTGCCTTATTCCTTGGAAATGATCGCCCTTAGAAACATGCCAACTCAGGCTTTTAGCGTGCTAATGAGTTTAGAGCCAGCGATCGCCGCATTAGCGGGCTTGGTAATTTTAGCTGAGCAACTTACCGTGCTGCAGTGGGCTGCCATCGGGTTGGTCATTATTGCTTCAATCGGCAGCAGTTTTACGCCGAAAAAAGCCATCGATATGGGAGTGTAA
- a CDS encoding NUDIX hydrolase yields the protein MSINKPYVLNNTPASEMRLQGRAVKPKDAATLIIVRRDSAQPKILMGKRAAEHKFMPNKYVFPGGKVDAGDSRIRPPNDLHPSVLKRLMKGCSESRARSLALAAIRETFEETGLILGETNSLTIKTRSPQWKAFLQHGINPRLDTLNLIARAITPPYRNRRFDTRFFMVEADIIQGDVHAAPLGSGELLAMHWVSLIDAEKLDLPIITRMILKEVEQRLAGDHSPDVEGPFIYFRNGKPVIDKI from the coding sequence ATGTCTATTAACAAACCATATGTCCTTAACAATACGCCAGCCAGCGAAATGCGTTTGCAAGGACGTGCCGTAAAACCCAAAGATGCGGCAACATTGATCATTGTTCGGCGGGACAGCGCACAACCCAAAATCCTGATGGGTAAACGCGCCGCCGAACACAAATTTATGCCTAATAAGTATGTGTTCCCTGGGGGTAAGGTTGACGCCGGAGATAGTCGCATTCGACCGCCTAACGATCTTCATCCCAGCGTACTGAAACGCCTAATGAAGGGATGCTCTGAGTCTCGCGCTAGATCGCTTGCACTGGCGGCAATTCGTGAAACCTTTGAAGAAACCGGATTAATCCTCGGCGAAACTAATAGCTTGACCATAAAGACCCGTTCTCCTCAGTGGAAGGCATTTTTACAGCACGGTATTAACCCGCGTCTTGATACCCTGAATTTAATCGCCAGAGCAATTACCCCACCTTATCGAAACCGCCGCTTCGATACGCGTTTTTTTATGGTTGAAGCAGATATTATTCAAGGCGATGTACACGCAGCACCGCTAGGCTCTGGGGAATTACTCGCTATGCACTGGGTATCACTTATCGATGCCGAAAAGCTCGATTTGCCCATAATCACGCGGATGATACTTAAAGAAGTTGAACAACGTTTAGCCGGTGACCACTCACCCGATGTGGAAGGGCCTTTTATATACTTTCGCAATGGGAAACCCGTCATAGATAAGATATAG
- a CDS encoding aromatic ring-hydroxylating dioxygenase subunit alpha has product MPVNANDQKQLLSDMEVMQRIFAHIDNSTTDLGKQSWKEPTDNYRSKARLDAELKILQSRSIVFCPSSAIDKVGDYIARDAANIPLIAVRGLDGVVRAFRNACRHRGVQLADGQGCARALVCPYHGWAYSLDGSLRSIPHEHGFPDVDKTTRGLVAVACFERNGLVFINQNPLANIEQDIASIPKLIPDNYRLLNSATVIVNANWKLYLESSLEGYHIRQTHKSTFFPVQYDNLTVVEVFGENSRVAFPYQSIEGLRHKKHADISVDGRLTYVYHLFPNVVISTFPGCMQVNVLEPIDESTTRQHTYLISAIGENETALLDTVSQGQRFAAKGAIEDLQIVLSAQRGLLSKANEFLEFGLFESAIVRLHSHLAKEIEQVNSVNE; this is encoded by the coding sequence ATGCCAGTGAATGCGAATGACCAAAAACAGCTATTAAGCGACATGGAAGTGATGCAGAGAATTTTTGCTCATATCGACAATTCCACCACAGATTTGGGCAAGCAAAGCTGGAAGGAACCCACAGATAACTACCGCTCAAAAGCGCGGCTAGATGCCGAGCTTAAAATACTGCAAAGCAGAAGCATCGTCTTTTGCCCGTCAAGTGCGATTGACAAAGTGGGGGATTATATTGCCCGTGACGCAGCCAATATACCTTTGATAGCCGTGCGCGGATTAGATGGCGTTGTTCGTGCATTTAGGAATGCCTGCCGGCATCGAGGGGTTCAACTTGCCGATGGCCAGGGTTGTGCACGAGCATTGGTTTGTCCCTATCATGGGTGGGCTTACAGTCTTGACGGAAGCCTGCGAAGTATTCCTCATGAGCATGGATTTCCTGATGTTGATAAGACAACACGAGGACTTGTCGCGGTAGCCTGTTTTGAGCGTAATGGCTTAGTATTTATCAACCAAAACCCGCTGGCAAATATAGAGCAGGATATTGCTTCTATACCAAAACTTATTCCTGACAACTACCGTTTGTTGAATTCAGCCACTGTGATAGTCAACGCGAACTGGAAACTATATCTAGAAAGTTCTCTCGAGGGTTACCATATTCGGCAGACTCACAAAAGTACCTTCTTCCCTGTGCAATACGACAACCTCACGGTGGTTGAAGTTTTTGGAGAAAATAGCCGCGTAGCATTTCCCTATCAATCAATCGAGGGATTAAGACATAAAAAGCACGCTGACATCTCGGTTGATGGGCGACTGACCTACGTCTACCATCTATTTCCAAATGTCGTGATTTCAACTTTTCCCGGATGTATGCAAGTCAATGTGCTTGAGCCAATAGATGAGTCAACGACTCGGCAACATACTTATCTTATCAGTGCTATTGGTGAGAACGAGACAGCATTGCTTGATACCGTTTCCCAAGGGCAACGTTTTGCCGCCAAAGGCGCCATTGAAGATCTACAGATAGTCTTATCAGCCCAACGAGGACTATTAAGCAAGGCAAATGAATTTTTAGAATTTGGCTTGTTTGAGAGCGCTATTGTTCGTCTGCATTCACACCTTGCAAAAGAAATTGAACAAGTAAATAGCGTAAACGAATAG
- a CDS encoding MYG1 family protein: MNDKIVVTHSGNFHADDVFSVAALKSIFSSFTLIRTRDLEVIAKADIVIDVGGEHDPATDRFDHHQRGGAGERENGIPYSSFGLIWQKYGLTICDNSQSVANALDAGLVSTIDAIDCGHVKGVAEGISLSQTISMFNPTWQEEGDFDSGFNEAVDFAARVLARAIAAASGGLNAKAIVAEAIKNAQDPRVIVLEKYTPWKKTVHALSDQALYMVYPSQSGQWMIQTVPVEPGSFEDRKPLPKEWAGLSNAELQDKTGIVDAMFCHNGLFIAGTASFESTMKMASLALQE, from the coding sequence ATGAATGATAAAATAGTAGTAACGCACAGCGGTAATTTTCATGCTGACGATGTTTTCAGTGTTGCGGCGCTCAAGAGCATTTTCTCTTCTTTTACCCTCATTCGCACCCGTGATTTAGAGGTTATCGCCAAGGCAGATATCGTGATCGATGTAGGGGGCGAACACGACCCAGCAACAGACCGCTTCGATCATCACCAACGCGGCGGCGCTGGTGAGCGAGAGAATGGCATTCCCTACTCTTCATTTGGTTTAATTTGGCAGAAGTATGGCCTCACCATATGCGATAACAGCCAAAGCGTAGCCAATGCCCTTGATGCAGGGCTGGTTTCCACCATTGACGCTATCGACTGTGGGCATGTTAAAGGTGTTGCTGAAGGCATTAGTCTTAGTCAAACCATTTCAATGTTCAACCCAACATGGCAAGAAGAAGGTGACTTTGACAGCGGCTTTAATGAAGCGGTTGATTTCGCTGCCCGCGTATTAGCACGCGCAATAGCAGCGGCCAGCGGAGGTTTAAACGCAAAAGCCATCGTCGCCGAAGCGATAAAAAACGCACAAGACCCAAGGGTGATTGTATTGGAAAAATATACCCCGTGGAAGAAAACGGTTCACGCATTGTCTGACCAAGCGTTATATATGGTTTACCCCTCTCAGTCTGGGCAATGGATGATCCAAACCGTACCTGTTGAACCCGGCTCATTCGAAGACAGAAAACCGCTACCTAAAGAATGGGCTGGCTTGTCGAATGCAGAACTGCAAGATAAGACGGGAATTGTTGACGCGATGTTTTGTCACAACGGTTTATTTATTGCCGGTACCGCATCATTTGAAAGCACGATGAAAATGGCATCGCTAGCACTTCAAGAATAG
- a CDS encoding GNAT family N-acetyltransferase — protein sequence MSTHMCINLRPLTQYDDNYLRVIDLYKKAFTTARYIPTWFLRFKLRNGKEGFNVIYSGHTWIGLIYTSEYEDIVLIHFLAISESYRSGGYGTKVMDSMKITSAGKRVVLNIEKLDKRADNYQQRVKRKVFYEKNGFRSSGYIVQEPGEQLEMLIFGGSINKEEIEAMYKHLFGSLIGFFLKPKIIRI from the coding sequence TTGAGTACCCATATGTGCATTAACTTACGACCGTTAACACAATATGACGATAACTATTTGAGGGTTATCGACTTGTATAAAAAAGCGTTTACCACCGCTCGGTATATTCCAACTTGGTTCCTTAGATTTAAACTTAGAAACGGTAAAGAAGGCTTTAACGTTATTTATTCAGGTCATACTTGGATTGGCCTCATTTATACCTCTGAATATGAGGATATTGTGTTGATACATTTTTTAGCCATATCAGAATCTTATCGCTCGGGTGGATATGGCACTAAAGTAATGGATTCAATGAAGATTACCTCCGCCGGAAAACGCGTGGTATTGAATATTGAAAAACTGGATAAACGAGCAGATAACTACCAACAACGGGTTAAGCGCAAAGTTTTTTATGAGAAAAACGGCTTTCGCTCATCAGGTTATATTGTTCAAGAGCCTGGGGAGCAACTTGAGATGCTTATATTCGGCGGCAGTATTAACAAAGAGGAAATAGAAGCTATGTACAAACACCTTTTTGGTAGTTTGATTGGTTTCTTCCTTAAACCTAAAATTATAAGAATATAA
- a CDS encoding GNAT family N-acetyltransferase, whose product MKGYTISSNLEDMDIAVIHEFISHTYWAKGIPKVTLQKAMVNSICFGVFDGCQRQVGFARVVSDKATFAYLADVFILPLHRGNGLSKWLMQSIVHHSDLQGLRRTMLVTKDAHSLYAQFGFTQVENPQGLMQIWQPDVYQS is encoded by the coding sequence ATGAAGGGATACACAATAAGCAGCAACCTTGAGGACATGGATATCGCAGTGATCCACGAGTTTATTTCCCACACGTACTGGGCCAAAGGTATACCGAAAGTAACGTTACAAAAAGCCATGGTAAATTCAATATGCTTCGGGGTATTCGATGGTTGCCAGCGACAAGTCGGTTTCGCTCGTGTTGTCAGTGATAAAGCCACATTTGCTTACTTAGCAGATGTATTTATTTTACCTTTGCACCGAGGAAATGGCCTAAGCAAATGGCTTATGCAGAGCATCGTTCACCACTCAGATTTACAAGGCTTACGCCGTACAATGCTCGTCACTAAAGATGCCCACAGCCTTTATGCCCAATTTGGTTTTACTCAAGTAGAAAATCCTCAAGGGCTCATGCAAATCTGGCAACCCGATGTTTATCAATCTTAA
- a CDS encoding DUF3750 domain-containing protein, whose amino-acid sequence MRVVLVLAMLGLLTACTNSDWRTASRESAGLALDPSIDTQASIEIYAADAFSWRGWFAVHTWLAIKKENEPEYTVYEVVGWAIKEGVPALREYQTATPDRFWYGAKPEKVLSIQGEKAAELIPRVTAAVNRYPWANEYTLFPGPNSNTFPAWVGLQVPELELDMPFRAIGSGYAD is encoded by the coding sequence ATGAGAGTAGTACTGGTACTGGCCATGCTTGGCCTGCTTACGGCGTGCACAAATAGTGACTGGCGCACGGCGTCTCGTGAGTCTGCAGGGTTAGCCCTTGACCCATCAATTGATACACAAGCATCTATTGAAATTTATGCTGCTGATGCCTTTAGCTGGCGTGGTTGGTTTGCTGTGCATACTTGGCTGGCGATAAAAAAAGAAAATGAGCCAGAGTACACTGTATATGAAGTAGTGGGTTGGGCGATAAAAGAAGGGGTGCCAGCTTTGCGTGAATACCAAACTGCAACACCCGATCGCTTTTGGTATGGTGCAAAGCCTGAAAAGGTGTTGTCGATCCAAGGTGAAAAAGCCGCTGAGCTTATCCCTAGAGTAACCGCTGCGGTTAATCGCTATCCGTGGGCAAATGAATACACGTTATTTCCTGGCCCTAACAGTAATACTTTTCCTGCATGGGTAGGCTTGCAAGTCCCTGAATTAGAATTAGATATGCCATTTCGGGCGATTGGCAGTGGTTACGCTGATTAG